Proteins found in one Manduca sexta isolate Smith_Timp_Sample1 chromosome 8, JHU_Msex_v1.0, whole genome shotgun sequence genomic segment:
- the LOC115446509 gene encoding serine/arginine repetitive matrix protein 2 yields MPSNKKVIAKMRQIVQWILVVHVVEFIEAYCTPRDTARRSPQRSRRSREPRRSPDTTRWRYDSRRTNYDFDSCRRPYEYESRRYYGREFDGDSGRRAEFDAESARRRADYESARRTDFDLSAPGVSRRSPESAPEGSAESPPEPAPSAPLRNEGQSRHRSQPYYESESSSEDRSTSSEGEEDEFGEFDPFATAPSLHSPDSGRSDPRYANAPRRNPSPYYYGDLFKTAPPPPAPSAPTISSTSSSRGPRYRKSASLDAPHVAPRPNLPKRFSVAEDGFRELERSSSSSGESTWMPPRRRGRDAAGCACAAPEDVEEHRPSRSVFYVPAPLPRWPQEMTTRQIYETAFDCKIARSDDDLDDFDRVSNHPALLQAEERKVISSASSAFEAVERSEPDNKGRRKVTMKTDSVRRSKIPTIRQKRETESNACALSEELEKVHIEDDDRTASSSQLPLRGYTPSPPSTAPLPTKFQQKDGSAMNSIKSAPNLPQSQPAHPRLKDLRLPVKSLRARETPTSSDASMVDVKGSVSTELDIGRLRDSSRESRDGDDERAQSKDGIFLEIKGRPTSDSDTPELNRYTGPKGVGPIMEFKGRPGVTRPRRKYSSTESMATSSSGGSMESLRSSNSEGDRSSSSSESRHSSSLSSHSSDSGNVPFTKSHHMQLSGFGHHPTKLNILSPISDKSSQEPASETSDNNKNNNSQKVSPEDGETGNTTVQTTVEIVAKPKRRALQNRNLLNLTFRHSTTGDAEIQGSDSGISIHSREGVDSRNAFINFKNSNTEEERKNEDVDISDLPFDMPKLRRRRAEAEADLRSLPFDMPKLRRKLRVQSLQLNNDFGGAISNASSSQSVEDLNQGNKHRPNLKLNFDSGSGGSGSSKGLHLNLGPIAPPRDLVDASLPLDRQGWYHGTLSRVEAESLLRDADEGAFLVRNSESAKHDYSLSLKSTRGFMHMRICRAAEGYTLGGATTAFPNVPALMRHYVTAQRLPVRGAEHMALSTPLPAVLL; encoded by the exons ATGCCGTCGAACAAGAAAGTTATTGCGAAGATGCGACAGATTGTCCAGTGGATTCTTGTTGTGCATGTG GTTGAATTTATAGAAGCGTATTGCACGCCGCGCGACACAGCCCGTCGCTCCCCTCAGCGCAGCCGTCGCTCCCGTGAGCCGCGTCGTTCGCCAGACACAACCAGATGGCGCTACGACTCGAGGAGGACAAATTACGATTTTGACTCTTGCCGGCGACCGTACGAGTACGAAAGCCGCAGATACTACGGGAGGGAGTTCGACGGGGATTCTGGGAGGCGGGCTGAGTTTGATGCTGAATCGGCAAGACGCCGTGCTGATTACGAGTCCGCGAGGAGGACTGATTTCGATCTATCTGCCCCGGGAGTGTCACGGCGGAGTCCTGAGAGCGCTCCCGAGGGTTCAGCGGAGTCGCCGCCTGAGCCAGCGCCGTCAGCGCCGTTGAGGAACGAGGGACAATCTCGTCATAGGTCTCAGCCGTATTACGAATCTG AATCGTCGTCGGAAGATCGTTCTACATCATCAGAAGGGGAAGAGGACGAGTTTGGTGAATTTGATCCGTTTGCAACAGCGCCTTCCTTGCATTCGCCTGATAGTGGTCGCTCAGACCCGAGATACGCTAACGCCCCACGAAGAAACCCCAGTCCTTATTATTACGGGGACTTATTCAAAACAGCTCCTCCGCCACCTGCACCGTCGGCCCCCACTATCTCCTCTACATCATCATCTCGTGGCCCACGTTACAGGAAGTCGGCTAGTCTAGACGCACCGCACGTTGCTCCGCGCCCAAATCTACCGAAAAGATTTTCTGTTGCTGAAGATGGTTTCCGTGAGCTAGAGCGGTCATCGTCTTCGTCCGGCGAGAGCACGTGGATGCCGCCGAGGCGCCGCGGGCGCGACGCGGCCGGCTGCGCGTGCGCCGCGCCCGAAGATGTAGAAGAGCATCGGCCTTCCCGTAGCGTCTTTTACGTGCCGGCGCCGTTACCCCGCTGGCCGCAAGAGATGACCACCAGACAGATTTATGAAACGGCCTTTGACTGCAAAATTGCACGCTCCGACGATGACTTGGACGACTTCGACCGAGTCAGCAATCACCCAGCACTCTTGCAGGCTGAGGAGCGCAAAGTTATATCCTCAGCGTCATCAGCGTTTGAAGCAGTCGAACGCAGCGAACCAGACAACAAAGGTCGCCGTAAGGTAACTATGAAAACGGACAGTGTACGCCGCTCAAAGATTCCAACGATTCGGCAGAAAAGAGAAACCGAAAGTAATGCTTGTGCATTATCTGAAGAGTTGGAGAAGGTACACATTGAAGATGATGACCGCACAGCGTCGTCATCCCAACTGCCATTACGGGGTTATACACCTTCGCCTCCATCGACTGCACCATTACCAACAAAATTTCAGCAAAAAGACGGTTCAGCAATGAATAGCATCAAAAGTGCCCCGAATCTACCGCAGTCGCAACCTGCGCATCCTCGCCTTAAGGATTTAAGACTTCCTGTAAAGTCGTTACGCGCTCGGGAGACACCCACAAGCAGTGACGCGAGTATGGTGGACGTAAAAGGTTCCGTTTCGACTGAATTAGACATTGGACGTTTAAGAGACTCAAGCCGCGAGTCTCGTGATGGTGATGACGAAAGAGCACAATCAAAAGACGGTATTTTTTTAGAGATTAAGGGTCGACCCACTTCCGATTCTGACACACCTGAATTGAATCGGTATACGGGGCCAAAGGGGGTCGGCCCTATAATGGAATTTAAAGGCAGGCCTGGAGTGACACGACCGCGCCGCAAGTATTCCAGCACAGAAAGCATGGCCACTAGCAGCAGTGGCGGCAGCATGGAATCTCTGCGGAGTAGCAATAGCGAAGGTGATCGCAGCAGTAGTAGTTCCGAAAGTCGTCACTCATCTTCCCTCAGTTCGCATAGCTCTGATTCGGGGAATGTCCCTTTCACAAAGAGTCATCACATGCAACTGTCGGGGTTTGGGCACCACCCAACTAAACTGAACATTTTGAGTCCGATCTCGGACAAATCCTCACAGGAGCCCGCATCGGAGACGTCCGACaacaataagaataataattcgCAAAAAGTTTCGCCCGAAGATGGCGAAACTGGGAATACAACAGTACAAACGACTGTTGAAATCGTGGCTAAACCCAAACGACGTGCATTACAAAACAGGAATCTTTTAAACCTAACTTTCAGACATTCGACTACAGGCGATGCAGAGATTCAGGGCTCCGACAGTGGAATTTCAATTCACTCGAGGGAGGGCGTTGATTCACGGAACgcttttattaactttaaaaacaGTAATACTGAAGAGGAACGCAAAAACGAAGACGTTGATATCTCCGATTTACCGTTTGACATGCCGAAACTGAGAAGACGACGAGCCGAAGCTGAAGCCGATTTACGATCCTTGCCATTTGATATGCCCAAACTACGCCGAAAGTTACGAGTGCAGTCTTTGCAACTCAACAACGATTTTGGAGGAGCAATTTCGAATGCGTCTTCTAGCCAAAGCGTCGAAGATTTGAATCAAG GTAACAAACACAGACcgaatttgaaattgaatttcgaTAGCGGCAGCGGCGGATCGGGCAGTTCTAAAGGATTACATTTGAATTTGGGGCCAATTGCTCCGCCTAGAGATCTCGTAGACGCTTCTCTCCCACTTGACCGACAAGG GTGGTATCATGGCACTTTATCGCGCGTTGAGGCTGAAAGTCTGCTTAGAGATGCGGATGAGGGGGCTTTCCTGGTCAGAAACAGCGAGTCAGCAAAACACGACTATTCGCTCAGTTTAAA ATCAACGCGTGGATTTATGCACATGCGCATATGCCGTGCTGCGGAAGGCTACACTCTAGGCGGCGCGACGACAGCATTCCCCAATGTCCCGGCACTGATGCGGCACTACGTCACAGCCCAGAGACTCCCGGTGAGGGGAGCAGAACACATGGCACTCTCCACGCCTCTGCCAGCCGTCCTGCTTTGA